A single Corticium candelabrum chromosome 16, ooCorCand1.1, whole genome shotgun sequence DNA region contains:
- the LOC134192066 gene encoding solute carrier family 25 member 46-B-like, with protein MVVESFLGVSQSMNQPKPEQRNSDTLELAEERIVNSVVERTPQEQKIGDVERYVGLGAGAFCLVTWRLLSRPFVIFQRQCQVNRDASTSFSVFSPFSTLGVMANIASHQGSPSQWGGLGGELVVIGIQGVSENLLNESRYLPKSLSDVNGSVMLTGHLMNRCVSFLLSSPFYASSVVQSVQSHLDGGTPAVFDCIKSGVAQIFGYKICSRYFLSLYITAPVFVGYNLLQYCTEAIVTSCINRFTAWTHPEDSNGSESSILSVFYPQLLCGTISTAVSSVLLYPVQTVLHRLVVQGTQTVIDNTDTGIGCVPVHTMYSGFVDCWMTTIQEEGWNGLYKGFSSLLLQLVLGIAIVHAAKVVFIHFAEDSQTGRQQ; from the exons ATGGTAGTCGAAAGTTTTCTTGGCGTGTCTCAATCAATGAATCAACCTAAGCCTGAACAGCGCAACTCAGATACATTAGAACTGGCAGAAGAACGTATTGTAAACTCAGTCGTGGAGAGGACCCCACAGGAGCAGAAAATAG GTGACGTTGAAAGGTATGTAGGATTAGGCGCAGGGGCATTTTG TCTTGTGACGTGGCGTCTATTGTCTCGACCTTTTGTTATATTTCAAAGACAGTGTCAG GTAAATCGAGACGCATCAACTTCGTTTTCTGTTTTTTCTCCTTTTTCAACACTTGGTGTGATGGCCAATATAGCTTCTCATCAG GGATCTCCTTCTCAATGGGGTGGACTGGGTGGTGAGCTAGTGGTGATAGGAATTCAAGGAGTTTCAGAGAATCTGCTGAATGAATCACGTTATCTTCCAAA GAGTTTGTCTGATGTGAATGGATCTGTGATGTTGACAGGGCATCTAATGAACAGATG TGTTTCTTTTTTGTTGAGCTCTCCATTCTATGCTTCATCAGTTGTCCAGTCAGTTCAAAGTCACCTTGATGGGGGGACACCTGCAGTGTTTGACTGTATCAAGTCAGGTGTAGCACAGATCTTTGGCTACAAGATTTGTTCTCGATACTTTCTCTCTCTGTACATTACAGCACCAGTCTTTGTTGGATATAATTTACTTCAATATTGTACGGAGGCAATTGTGACATCATGCATAAATCGATTCACCGCTTGGACACATCCAGAAGACTCAAATGGAAGTGAATCCAGCATTCTCAGTGTATTTTATCCACAACTGCTATGTGGAACAATCAGTACGGCTGTCAGTAGTGTGCTGCTTTATCCTGTGCAAACTGTGTTGCATCGATTGGTTGTACAAGGCACTCAGACTGTGATTGACAATACAGATACAGGAATAGGCTGTGTTCCTGTTCATACAATGTACAGCGGGTTTGTAGATTGTTGGATGACTACAATACAAGAGGAAGGCTGGAATGGTTTGTATAAAGGGTTTAGTTCATTGTTGCTGCAGCTTGTATTGGGAATTGCTATTGTGCATGCTGCCAAAGTTGTGTTCATTCACTTTGCAGAAGATTCACAGACTGGCAGACAACAGTAG
- the LOC134192640 gene encoding ubiquitin-like domain-containing CTD phosphatase 1 isoform X3 — MSLSVTVKWCGKEFVFDKLRHSTTVYSLKLMIYEKTGVLPHRQTLLGRRLKLKAKPKQGKEADDVRKLIDVGVQNGMKIMMMGTREEDMKVEVLSPPEHLQTEVVDDFDIEDEMQIQESVKEGGLIHEFFAQKYEAAERGLATRS, encoded by the exons ATGAGTTTGAGTGTTACTGTGAAATGGTGTGGGAAGGAATTTGTGTTCGATAAGCTGAGGCATAGCACGACAGTATATTCTTTGAAACTAATGATTTATGAGAAAACTGGAGTTCTACCGCACAGACAGACCCTGCTAGGACGTCGACTGAAATTGAAGGCTAAACCAAAACAGG GAAAGGAAGCAGATGATGTCAGGAAACTGATTGATGTTGGAGTACAAAATGGAATGAAGATTATGATGATGGGCACAAGAGAAGAAGACATG AAAGTTGAGGTTCTAAGCCCACCAGAGCATTTGCAAACAGAAGTTGTGGATGACTTTGACATAGAAGATGAAATGCAAATTCAAGAAAG TGTCAAGGAAGGGGGTCTAATACATGAATTTTTTGCCCAGAAGTATGaagcggcggaaaggggtctggctacgcgaagCTAA
- the LOC134192639 gene encoding receptor expression-enhancing protein 5-like: MAGTLSTFSARVNDFLQEDNVFTRTLTTVENKTKVSKKIQLYILIALAGIYLLVGYAAALLCNFIGVVYPAYSSCKALESEDKDDDVQWLTYWVVFAVFTFVEFFSDIVLSWLPFYFLLKCAFLIWCMLPISSNGATTIYNRIIRPYFLKYEKKLDDAVDKAGKLATDVSSKAKDAAGNAMSGLAAEAVKQSLASSTDSKPDKQD; encoded by the exons ATGGCGGGGACACTGTCTACGTTTAGTGCGCGCGTGAACGACTTCCTTCAAGAGGACAATGTCTTTACACGAACCCTAACTACCGTTGAAAACAAGACGAAGGTGTCAAAAAAGATTCAACTCTACA TTTTGATCGCTCTGGCTGGAATTTATCTGCTGGTCGGCTATGCGGCAGCTTTGCTGTGTAACTTCATCGGCGTCGTGTATCCGGCTTATTCCTC ATGTAAGGCCCTGGAATCTGAAGACAAGGATGACGATGTCCAGTGGCTGACATATTGGGTTGTTTTTGCTGTTTTCACATTTGTTGAGTTTTTCTCTGATATTGTTCTCTCGTGGTTGCCATTTTACTTTCTGCTCAAA TGTGCATTTCTCATCTGGTGCATGCTTCCCATCTCTTCCAATGGTGCTACAACCATCTATAATCGGATCATTCGTCCGTATTTCCTCAAGTATGAGAAGAAACTGGACGACGCTGTTGACAAGGCTGGAAAACTGGCAACCGATGTTTCAAGCAAGGCAAAGGATGCAGCGGGAAACG CTATGAGTGGCTTGGCCGCTGAGGCTGTCAAGCAGTCCTTGGCATCATCGACTGACAGCAAGCCTGACAAGCAGGATTAG
- the LOC134192632 gene encoding probable serine incorporator → MGCGISCLVCCIGSAACSLCCSCCPSCRSSVMGRAAYVILLLFTCVVCAILLEPDVQDAFLKIGSLCEDIAHFIGQPNCTKAKSDVAEFFGYFGIYRICFAVACFFFSFMILMINVRSSKDCRSGVQNGFWLFKIVAIILFLVAAFFIPASSFGIAMTVIGMIGGFLFILVQLLLLVDFAHSWNESWVAKAEDGNKAWYYLLLLCTFGLYLVAFIAMVLLAVYFTQSEGCALNKFFIGFNFSLCVIVSVVAILPRIQDVNQNSGLLQASFVSAYVMYLTWSAITNEPYGLVEDCPLINNTNTNPFNGSQISATVIGLVIMFVMVIFATVRMTTNSQLDKLSMNPSREEVMTNLLSNGEKDVSPDGDDDDDDKKVWDDEKNRVAYNYSFFHFMFMLATLYLMVTLTNWYSPSSSKDLTKFDHNWPSVWVKISSSWACLGLYVWTLIAPLVLPDRDFS, encoded by the exons ATGGGCTGTGGTATCAGTTGT cttgtttgttgtattggatCAGCTGCCTGTAGCCTCTGCTGCTCTTGCTGTCCGTCATGTCGAAGTTCTGTAATGGGGCGCGCTGCGTATGTTATCCTCCTTCTCTTCACTTGCGTTGTATGCGCCATTCTGTTGGAACCAGACGTACAGGACGCTTTCTTGAAG ATTGGTTCATTATGCGAGGATATCGCCCATTTTATTGGACAACCAAACTGCACTAAAGCGAAATCTGACGTTGCTGAATTCTTTGGCTATTTTGGAATCTACCGAATCTGCTTTGCAGTGGCCTGCTTCTTCTTTTCATTTATGATCCTTATGATTAACGTCAGGTCAAGCAAAGATTGCAGATCGGGAGTTCAGAATGGCTTTTGGCTATTTAAGATTGTTGCCATTATTCTCTTTCTTGTGGCTGCGTTCTTTATCCCAGCATCTAGTTTTGGAATAG CAATGACAGTGATTGGAATGATAGGTGGCTTCTTGTTCATTCTCGTTCAGCTTCTCTTGCTAGTTGACTTTGCTCATTCATGGAACGAGTCATG GGTAGCAAAAGCAGAGGATGGCAACAAGGCGTGGTATTACT TGCTGCTGTTGTGTACTTTTGGTTTGTACCTAGTAGCATTTATTGCCATGGTGTTGTTGGCTGTCTATTTCACACAG AGTGAAGGCTGTGCTTTGAACAAATTCTTTATTGGATTCAACTTCTCTCTCTGTGTTATTGTATCGGTTGTTGCCATCTTACCTCGCATACAAGACG TTAATCAAAACTCTGGTCTCTTGCAAGCATCTTTTGTTTCTGCATATGTAATGTATCTGACATGGTCAGCTATTACCAATGAGCCATATGGACTAG TTGAAGACTGTCCATtgatcaacaacacaaacacaaaccctTTCAATGGCTCTCAAATCAGTGCAACTGTAATTGGACTTGTCATTATGTTTGTGATGGTTATATTTGCTACAGTCCGAATGACGACCAACTCACAGCTTGACAAGTTGAGCATGAACCCATCTCGAGAAGAAGTTATG ACTAACTTGTTGTCTAATGGTGAAAAGG ATGTGTCTcctgatggtgatgatgatgatgatgataagaAAGTCTGGGATGATGAGAAGAACAGGGTGGCTTATAACTATTCATTTTTCCACTTCATGTTCATGCTGGCTACACTCTATCTCATGGTAACTCTCACCAATTGGTACAG CCCAAGCTCTAGCAAAGACCTGACAAAGTTTGACCACAACTGGCCATCTGTGTGGGTGAAAATCTCTTCGTCTTGGGCCTGCTTAGGCCTATATGTGTGGACTCTCATTGCTCCTCTGGTGCTACCAGACCGGGATTTCTCCTAA
- the LOC134192640 gene encoding ubiquitin-like domain-containing CTD phosphatase 1 isoform X2, with protein sequence MSLSVTVKWCGKEFVFDKLRHSTTVYSLKLMIYEKTGVLPHRQTLLGRRLKLKAKPKQGKEADDVRKLIDVGVQNGMKIMMMGTREEDMKVEVLSPPEHLQTEVVDDFDIEDEMQIQERSMKRRKGVWLREANLWHSYMSYLNIFRKLNTV encoded by the exons ATGAGTTTGAGTGTTACTGTGAAATGGTGTGGGAAGGAATTTGTGTTCGATAAGCTGAGGCATAGCACGACAGTATATTCTTTGAAACTAATGATTTATGAGAAAACTGGAGTTCTACCGCACAGACAGACCCTGCTAGGACGTCGACTGAAATTGAAGGCTAAACCAAAACAGG GAAAGGAAGCAGATGATGTCAGGAAACTGATTGATGTTGGAGTACAAAATGGAATGAAGATTATGATGATGGGCACAAGAGAAGAAGACATG AAAGTTGAGGTTCTAAGCCCACCAGAGCATTTGCAAACAGAAGTTGTGGATGACTTTGACATAGAAGATGAAATGCAAATTCAAGAAAG AAGTATGaagcggcggaaaggggtctggctacgcgaagCTAATTTATGGCATAGCTATATGTCTT ACCTGAATATCTTCAGAAAATTGAACACCGTGTGA
- the LOC134192374 gene encoding ubiquitin-like domain-containing CTD phosphatase 1, with product MVGNKHEELGVLNNPNYKIVFMLCSLATITVYSLERRFVDVKPLAVIWGKFPQYNCTNTLMVDDLRRNFLMNPANGIKIRAFKEAHFNRDKDNELLKLLDYLTRIADSKDVTQLDHSKWEKELQRH from the exons ATGGT CGGCAACAAGCATGAA GAACTTGGAGTGCTAAATAATCCGAATTACAAGATTGTTTTCATGCTGTGCAGTCTTGCTACTATTACAGTTTATTCTCTGGAGAGAAGATTTGTTGAT GTGAAACCATTAGCTGTAATTTGGGGTAAATTTCCTCAGTATAATTGCACAAATACATTGATGGTGGATGACTTGAGAAGAAATTTTTTGATGAATCCTGCCAATGGAATAAAG ATTAGAGCATTCAAAGAAGCTCATTTcaacagagacaaagacaacGAACTTTTGAAATTACTTGATTATCTTACAAGAATAGCGGATAGTAAAGATGTTACTCAACTGGACCACAGTAAATGGGAGAAGGAACTCCAgcgtcattaa
- the LOC134192631 gene encoding lipopolysaccharide-binding protein-like, with the protein MMETKLLTVCLSFLVSVSLANNPGFVVRLTEHGLQYVRDLALQLLREELQHMDIPDQRGESGTPIGKIDYTLSSIRVESATVASLDISLDSGSGIRVSTSGVSLRMKADWRYKNRGFIHISDHGSIDLAIAVDLSLTGTSEMTANGQPTASVVRCEFNVQNVDVHFHGGASWLYNLFSGHVEKAIKTNLQSQACSKITETLNRNGQKAMETLDLIEEVGNDIQLDLRLVQSPIFESNYLESLQKGQFSYHKSPSLNFSPQPLSVPTYLSGQMFYMFVTEAMLNSAGEVYQKSGKLKLKITSDEISSSSFFQLNTDTIAGLIPGSTLKSKFPNMGMQLVVTVTQAPKFTICTDSIKSVISTDMIAYVIHPDGNLTYVFTLGLVLNSTLGLWVENTDGRLYLGLTKNITVIHGAVTVKDSIIGHFSGENIEAWLNLGVPFILHGIQTKGIPIPTVRALTFVDPHITLLEGSLAIGTDVKYDMSQS; encoded by the exons ATGATGGAGACGAAATTGCTTACTGTCTGCTTGTCGTTTCTCGTTTCTGTCTCGTTGGCTAACAATCCTGGATTTGTCGTCAGACTTACAGAGCACGGGCTGCAGTATG TTCGAGACCTGGCACTGCAGCTGCTGCGAGAAGAGCTGCAGCATATGGACATTCCTGACCAAAGAGGAGAATCGGGAACTCCCATTGGCAAAATTGATTACACACTGTCCAG TATTCGTGTGGAGAGTGCTACTGTTGCGTCATTGGATATTAGTCTGGACAGTGGTTCGGGTATTCGGGTGTCAACATCAGGAGTTTCTCTGCGAATGAAGGCTGACTGGCGTTACAAAAACAGAGGATT TATTCATATTTCTGACCATGGCTCAATTGATTTGGCAATAGCTGTTGACTTATCTTTGACAGGAACTTCAg AAATGACGGCAAATGGACAGCCAACAGCGTCTGTTGTGAGATGTGAATTCAATGTTCAGAATGTGGATGTTCACTTTCATGGAGGAGCAAG TTGGTTGTACAATTTGTTTTCTGGCCACGTGGAAAAAGCCATCAAAACAAATTTGCAAAGCCAG GCCTGCTCAAAGATCACTGAAACATTGAACAGAAATGGTCAAAAAGCAATGGAAACTTTGGACT TGATTGAGGAAGTTGGCAATGACATTCAGTTGGACTTGCGATTAGTTCAATCTCCTATCTTTGAGAGTAATTATCTCGAGTCTTTACAAAAg GGTCAGTTTTCATACCATAAATCCCCATCATTGAATTTCTCACCACAACCTCTTTCTGTGCCAACATATTTGTCTGGTCAAatgttttacatgtttgtcACTGAGGCAATGCTAAACAGTGCTGGTGAAGTTTATCAGAAATCTGGAAAATTGAAACTAAAGATTACGTCTGATGAG ATTAGTTCAAGTTCATTTTTTCAGCTGAACACGGACACAATTGCAGGACTTATTCCAGGCTCAACG CTAAAGTCAAAGTTTCCAAATATGGGCATGCAACTTGTAGTCACTGTTACACAAGCTCCAAAATTTACTATCTGCACTGATAGCATTAAGTCGGTCATTTCAACTGATATGATCGCTTATGTTATTCATCCAGATGGAAACCTCACTTACGTCTTCACACTTGGCCTT GTGTTGAATAGCACATTGGGTTTATGGGTTGAGAACACCGATGGAAGGCTGTATCTCGGGTTGACCAAGAACATCACTGTTATACA TGGAGCTGTGACAGTGAAGGATTCCATCATTGGACATTTCTCA GGAGAAAACATTGAGGCTTGGTTGAATCTTGGAGTACCGTTCATACTTCACG GAATACAAACAAAAGGTATTCCAATTCCAACTGTTCGTGCTCTGACATTCGTTGACCCTCACATCACTTTGCTGGAG GGATCTTTGGCCATTGGCACAGATGTCAAGTATGACATGTCGCAGTCATAA
- the LOC134192629 gene encoding importin-9-like: protein MEYIDSSLLVNVREAVLECLQAVLDPHDDVRKAGEEHLRVLEVKDEFCVTLCDVITDTSMPQSIRQLASVVLKHYVEIHWSKLAEKFVEPEPSERVKQIVRRSLPAALSDPEARIRSTVAYAISAIAQWDWPEAWPDILDTLITSLSSGDANLIHGVLSVLTEFAAEVTDIQMPLVAPLIFPHLYNIITNVEVYSIQNRRRAVEIFTGFSAVIGAMAEIHKDAASTLLFPVLSQFLETFIQCFSVSDESFVNSGLKKDILEAIVGLMNLFPSQVSAHFSRLLPKVWDLLTSCADRYVRMRVNCGDLLDYIEDDEQAVDFENLIYAVFLFIETLMALPKFRVILKRSVDQLVPYLLVYLQITDDQVSTWLGDPNRFVEDEDEDTLSYSVRIAAENLLLSLCDEKQLAFSTAKAVTVAIIHHMEMIKNSQTDNNWKMYESCMLALGDVHDVVSTGKTGFDVLGFLSSVVLKQLTSDVSPFLIGRCLWLSSKFAGVMPHDLCVKFVEACVSGLGETFHPAIRVSAVRGLQGFCSHLDREKLQPYLSAAVNELVTLATQSDEGVLELVLDVMLVAIKVDQQLTASLESRLSPLAIALFLKYSHDPSMMSIIEELFAALAANPLVLQPLQARVFPTLVSILKASQGNAVSGLISSCLDVLVPIIRNSNPLQLVFVTELFPLVVNRTVNTDDNSVMQSGCDCLRAYVAKAVEQLASWHDDRGHSGIEYVVEVASQLLEPGRSEFSALLIGRLISTLVHKAGQYLSGAIEPLLRSVLSKLQQAQTQSVIQSLLVVFAQLMISQLEDVLKFLESVPSPTGDSALQFVLTVWCQWQPYFYGAYETKVSVIALGKLLEYGVKSTTRQLWDIAVKGEELMSVSQSQGIRTRSKVKKVPVDCAYTMVPAPVKVYKLLLNEVQSLLEFRQSQQAELAAQLKSKLSNDRDDDEWEDASGDDEDEEEEENGFIPLDEALVRNLADDEESEDEDATEDPTYHVDLLVYLKELITSFLTHPSYADFDSHLTPMERQNVSQLVS from the exons ATGGAGTACATTGATTCGTCGCTGCTGGTGAATGTGCGTGAAGCGGTGTTGGAGTGTCTGCAGGCTGTGCTTGATCCACACGACGACGTTCGTAAAGCAGGAGAAGAACATTTACGAGTTTTGGAAGTGAAAGATG AGTTTTGTGTGACGTTGTGTGACGTCATTACGGACACTTCAATGCCACAAAGTATCAGACAG CTTGCATctgttgttttgaaacactacGTTGAAATTCATTGGTCAAAGTTGGCTGAGAAGTTTGTTGAGCCTGAACCTTCAGAGAGA GTGAAACAAATTGTTCGACGTTCATTACCAGCAGCTTTGTCGGATCCCGAGGCTCGAATCAGATCTACAGTG GCATATGCTATATCAGCAATAGCTCAGTGGGACTGGCCTGAGGCATGGCCTGATATATTGGACACGCTCATAACATCTCTGTCTAGTGGAGATGCCAATCTCATTCATGGTGTTCttagtgtgctgacagaatTTGCAGCCGAAGTAACTGACATTCAGATGCCACTGGTTGCACCACTCATCTTTCCACATCTCTACAACATCATTACTAATGTTGAG GTCTACAGCATTCAAAACAGAAGGCGAGCTGTGGAAATTTTTACTGGTTTTTCTGCAGTCATTGGTGCCATGGCTGAGATACACAAG GATGCTGCTTCTACTCTTCTTTTTCCTGTACTATCACAATTTCTTGAAACATTTATTCAGTGTTTCTCAGTATCTGATGAGTCGTTTGTCAATTCTGGTTTGAAAAAAGATATTCTAGAG GCTATTGTTGGCTTGATGAACCTCTTTCCAAGCCAAGTTTCTGCTCACTTTTCAAGGTTGCTGCCAAAAGTGTGGGACCTGTTGACTAGCTGTGCAGACAG GTATGTAAGGATGAGAGTAAATTGTGGAGATCTATTGGATTACATTGAAGATGATG AGCAAGCTGTCGATTTTGAAAACTTGATTTATGCTGTTTTCTTGTTCATTGAGACGTTGATGGCACTACCAAAATTTCGAGTTATACTTAAAAGATCTGTTGATCAGTTGGTTCCATATCTTCTCGTTTACTTGCAGATTACAGATGATCAG GTGTCAACATGGCTTGGTGATCCGAATCGATTTGTTGAAGATGAGGATGAAGACACTTTGTCTTATTCTGTCCGAATAGCTGCAGAAAATCTTTTGCTG tctctctgtGATGAGAAACAGTTGGCATTCTCAACTGCCAAGGCCGTGACAGTTGCAATAATACATCACATGGAAATGATCAAGAACAGTCAGACTGACAA TAACTGGAAGATGTATGAATCATGCATGTTAGCTCTTGGTGATGTGCATGACGTTGTGTCAACAGGAAAGACTGGGTTTGATGTTCTTGGCTTTCTCAGTTCTGTGGTTCTCAAACAACTGACATCTGATG TTTCACCGTTTCTGATTGGACGTTGCTTGTGGTTGAGCAGTAAATTTGCAGGCGTGATGCCGCATGACCTTTGTGTGAA GTTTGTTGAAGCTTGTGTGTCAGGTCTTGGTGAGACATTCCATCCTGCTATTAGAGTGTCAGCTGTTCGAGGACTACAAGG ATTTTGTTCTCACCTTGATCGTGAGAAGCTGCAACCCTACCTCAGTGCAGCTGTTAATGAATTGGTTACTCTTGCCACTCAGTCGGATGAAGGTGTTTTAGAGCTTGTCCTTGACGTTATGTTGGTAGCAATCAAG GTAGACCAGCAGCTGACAGCCAGTTTGGAGAGTCGCTTGTCTCCTCTTGCTATCGCTCTGTTTTTGAAGTATAGTCATG ATCCCAGTATGATGTCTATTATTGAAGAACTCTTTGCTGCATTGGCAGCAAATCCACTTGTGTTACAG cCACTGCAAGCTCGAGTTTTCCCAACTCTAGTCAGCATTTTAAAAGCGTCGCAAGGCAATGCAGTGTCTGGTCTCATATCT AGCTGTCTAGATGTTCTTGTTCCAATTATTCGAAATTCCAATCCGCTACAACTTGTGTTTGTAACAGAGCTTTTTCCTCTTGTTGTTAACAGGACAGTCAACACTGATGACAACTCAGTTATGCAG AGTGGATGCGATTGCTTAAGAGCATATGTAGCCAAAGCAGTTGAACAGCTGGCTTCCTG GCATGATGACAGAGGACACAGTGGTATTGAGTATGTTGTGGAAGTTGCCAGTCAGCTGCTTGAGCCCGGGAGGTCTGAGTTCTCTGCATTGCTAATTGGTCGTCTCATCTCTACGTTGGTCCACAAGGCTGGTCAATACTTGTCTGGAGCAATAGAACCTCTTTTACGGAGTGTGCTCAGTAAACTacaacaagcacaaacacaaagtgTCATTCAG TCTCttcttgttgtgtttgctCAACTGATGATTTCTCAACTGGAAGATGTTCTGAAGTTTTTGGAGAGTGTTCCAAGTCCTACTGGTGACAGTGCTTTACAATTTGTGCTGACAGTATGGTGTCAGTGGCAACCTTACTTTTACGGAGCATACGAAACAAAAGTTAG TGTAATTGCACTTGGAAAGCTGTTGGAGTATGGAGTGAAGAGCACTACTCGTCAGTTGTGGGACATTGCAGTGAAGGGTGAAGAATTAATGTCAGTATCACAATCACAAGGAATACGAACTCGTTCTAAAGTCAAGAAAGTGCCAG TGGATTGTGCATACACAATGGTCCCTGCTCCTGTAAAGGTGTACaagttgctgttgaacgaAGTACAAAGTCTACTTGAGTTTAGGCAGTCACAGCAAGCAGAATTGGCAGCTCAGTTGAAATCAAAGCTTAGCAATGATCGAGATGATgatgag TGGGAAGATGCAAgtggtgatgatgaagatgaggaagaagaagaaaatggATTCATACCATTAGATGAAGCTCTAGTTAGAAATTTAGCAG ATGATGAAGaaagtgaagatgaagatgcTACAGAAGATCCTACTTATCACGTTGATTTGCTG GTCTATCTAAAGGAACTGATTACAAGCTTTCTCACTCATCCTTCATATGCTGATTTTGACAGCCACTTGACTCCAATGGAGAGACAGAACGTCTCTCAACTTGTATCATGA
- the LOC134192640 gene encoding ubiquitin-like domain-containing CTD phosphatase 1 isoform X1 encodes MSLSVTVKWCGKEFVFDKLRHSTTVYSLKLMIYEKTGVLPHRQTLLGRRLKLKAKPKQGKEADDVRKLIDVGVQNGMKIMMMGTREEDMKVEVLSPPEHLQTEVVDDFDIEDEMQIQERPEYLQKIEHRVKEYQVHVLNESRPGKKLLVLDVDYTLFGEKWMTTVLCSLLLLLFVRSQIYG; translated from the exons ATGAGTTTGAGTGTTACTGTGAAATGGTGTGGGAAGGAATTTGTGTTCGATAAGCTGAGGCATAGCACGACAGTATATTCTTTGAAACTAATGATTTATGAGAAAACTGGAGTTCTACCGCACAGACAGACCCTGCTAGGACGTCGACTGAAATTGAAGGCTAAACCAAAACAGG GAAAGGAAGCAGATGATGTCAGGAAACTGATTGATGTTGGAGTACAAAATGGAATGAAGATTATGATGATGGGCACAAGAGAAGAAGACATG AAAGTTGAGGTTCTAAGCCCACCAGAGCATTTGCAAACAGAAGTTGTGGATGACTTTGACATAGAAGATGAAATGCAAATTCAAGAAAG ACCTGAATATCTTCAGAAAATTGAACACCGTGTGAAGGAATATCAAGTGCATGTATTGAATGAGTCTCGTCCAGGCAAGAAATTGCTTGTTCTTGATGTTGACTACACGTTGTTTGGTGAGAAATGGATGACAACTGTTTTGTGCTCGTTATTGCTCTTATTGTTTGTTAGATCACAAATCTACGGCTGA